The following coding sequences are from one Epilithonimonas vandammei window:
- a CDS encoding IS5 family transposase → MLGKNPEKKPELFRPMLVDFIDHEHELVLLSEKIDWNYFEKEFSPLYSKVGNPSHPIRFMVGCLLLKHLYNLGDETLEKAWIMNPYMQHFCGRVFFEHEFPCDPSNFVHFRKRIGEKGIEKIFAYSVRMHDAKTNTSNFVLSDTTVQENNTSFPTDAKLCKKVIDYCNKIAGNEGIKQRQRYTKVSKQMVRNTYNGKHPKRAKAARKSQRQLKTIAMRLIRELQRNFNAEQQEFYKDLMTLYTKVVTQKRNDADKIYSIHKPFTRCIAKGKAHSQYEFGNKVGLITTANKGKKIILGIKAFLQTPYDGHTIEPLLEQMETGGQKLPKELVYDRGGRGKSEIKGVKISIPSTPRKKDTAYQKQTKRKKFRTRAAIEPIIGHLKTDFRLAKNYFMGETGPQINALLAATAWNMKKMMELLKQKIIFLSYKIQIMLFSNPVFKNKLNSGFC, encoded by the coding sequence ATGTTGGGGAAAAATCCAGAAAAGAAGCCAGAATTATTCCGCCCAATGTTGGTGGATTTTATTGACCACGAGCATGAACTTGTTCTACTTTCAGAAAAAATAGATTGGAATTATTTTGAGAAAGAATTTTCGCCCTTGTATTCCAAAGTGGGCAATCCGAGCCATCCGATTCGGTTTATGGTGGGTTGTTTGCTACTGAAACATTTGTATAATTTGGGCGATGAGACGTTGGAAAAAGCCTGGATCATGAATCCTTATATGCAGCATTTTTGTGGCAGGGTTTTCTTTGAACACGAATTTCCTTGTGACCCGAGTAATTTTGTTCATTTCCGAAAAAGAATTGGCGAAAAAGGTATCGAAAAAATCTTTGCCTACAGCGTAAGAATGCACGATGCCAAGACGAACACCTCAAATTTTGTTTTGTCCGATACTACCGTTCAGGAGAATAATACCTCTTTTCCTACCGATGCAAAATTGTGCAAAAAAGTGATCGATTATTGCAACAAAATAGCCGGAAATGAAGGCATAAAACAAAGACAACGCTACACAAAAGTCAGCAAACAAATGGTGCGCAACACCTACAACGGAAAACATCCCAAGCGGGCAAAAGCGGCAAGGAAATCTCAAAGACAGCTCAAAACCATCGCCATGAGACTGATTCGTGAATTGCAACGGAATTTTAATGCAGAACAGCAAGAATTTTATAAAGATTTAATGACATTGTACACCAAGGTTGTCACACAAAAAAGAAACGATGCCGATAAAATTTACAGCATTCACAAGCCTTTTACCCGATGTATTGCCAAAGGAAAAGCGCATAGCCAGTATGAATTTGGGAATAAGGTAGGTTTGATAACCACCGCCAACAAAGGCAAGAAAATCATTCTCGGGATTAAAGCATTTTTGCAAACTCCTTACGATGGTCACACCATAGAACCACTTTTGGAACAGATGGAAACCGGTGGTCAAAAGCTCCCAAAAGAACTCGTTTACGATAGAGGTGGCAGAGGAAAATCAGAAATAAAGGGCGTGAAAATCTCCATCCCAAGCACTCCAAGAAAAAAAGACACTGCTTATCAAAAGCAGACAAAGCGCAAAAAATTTAGAACCAGAGCGGCAATAGAACCTATCATCGGACATTTAAAAACCGATTTTAGGCTGGCAAAAAATTACTTCATGGGAGAAACGGGACCACAAATCAATGCATTACTAGCTGCAACCGCTTGGAACATGAAGAAAATGATGGAA